The window CGCGATGTTCGATCCGGTCCTGCTGCAGACCTTCCTGGCCGTCGCCGACACGCGGAGCTTCACCCGCGCCGCCGCCCGGCTCGGCATCAGCCAGCCGACGGTGAGCCAGCACATCCGGAAGCTCGAGCAATCCGCGAAACGGCAACTGATCGCGCGCGACACCCGCGAGGTGCGGCTGACGGACAACGGGGATGCGATGGCCGGCTTCGCACGGACGATCCTCGCCGCCCTCGCGGAGGCGGACAGCTACTTCAGCGGCTCCGCCATGCGCGGCCGGCTACGCTTCGGCGCGGCGGACGACCTCGCGATCACGACGCTGCCTCGCATCCTGCGTCACTTCCGGCAGCAGAATCCGCAGATCAACCTGGAGCTGACCGTCGACCAGTCCGCTCCGCTGCACCGCAAGCTCAAAGCCGGCCAGCTCGACCTGATCTTCATCAAGCAGACGCCGGGGACGACGGAGGGCACGGTGGTCGCGACCGACGAGCTGGTGTGGATGGGGCAGGAGAAGACCATCCTCGATCCCGACGGCCCGGTGCCGCTGATCTCGTACCAGGGGCCGAGCCTCAGCCGGCAGGTGGCGATCGACGCGCTGGAGTCCGCGGGGCGCACCTGGCGCATCACCTGCAACACCCGCGAGGTGAACGGTGTGCTCGCCGCCGTGCGCGCGGGGATCGGGGTGGCGGTGTTCCCGCGGTCGCTCATCCCGACCGACCTGATCAAGGTCACGAACCGCTTCGGGCTGCCGGATCTCGGGCACGTCGACTTCACGCTGCTGTCGAACCCGTCCGCCGCACGGGAGCCGGTGGAGGCGCTGACCACGGCGATCCTGGCGCGTGCGGTCAGCCGGGTGGCCTGACCGCCAGCCGACCGAGAACCTGGCGCTTCAGCCTTCGATCGGCACCGCATCCGGATCGGCGGGTCGCACACCGCCGTCCGCGGAGCGCCGGCGCAGCAGCAGCGCGACGAGCGGGAAGATCAGCACCGACAGCATCCCCGCGCCGACCAGTGCCGTCGCCGTCCCGCTCTGCAGGTCGTGCTCGCGCACGCCGATGTCGGTCACCGCGACGATGATCGGCAGGCCGGTCGCGGTGAAGAGCGTCAGCGCGGCACGGTCACGCCCTGTCGAGCCCGGCGGGGCGGCGAAGGAGCCCGGGAGGCCGCGCACTACGACGAGCAGCACCAGGAAGATCGGGAGCAGGAGCAGCGCGCGCGGATCGCCGAGAAGGGCTTTGAGGTCGAAGCCGATGCCCGTGTTGATGAAGAAGACCGGGACGAGCACGCCGAATGCGACCGCCTCGAGCTTGCTCTCGATGTGGTGGGCGTCCTCGGGCGCCGCCCCGCCGAGCAGGATGCGGCACAGCACGCCCGCGGCGAATGCGCCGAGCAGCATGTCGAGCCCGAGAGCGATGCTCAAGCCCACGAGCGCTGCGATCACGAGCACGACGAAGCGGACCGCGAACTGTCCGCTGGTGTGCAGCGTGGCGCGGACCAGGCTCTGGAAGCGCTCGTGCCCGCCGCGCGATGCGAACCAGATCGCCGCCCCCGCGATGATCGCGAAGCCGATCAGCACGAGTGCGGCGGCCAGCGGTTTGCGGCCGCTGAGGAAGAGCGAGATGGCGATCAGCGGCCCGAACTCGCCGACGGCGCCCACCGCGATGACGACGCGGCCGAACGGCGTCCGCAGCTCGCCCGCATCCCGCAGCACCGGCATCAGGGTGCCGAGCGCCGTGGAGGTCAGCGCGATCCCCAGGTAGACGCCGGTGATCAGCTGGCCGACGATGAGCGTCGCGAGCACGATCCCGGCGATCAGGGAGATGAGCCAGGTGAGGGAGGCGCGGCGGATCGGGCGCCCCACGATCGCGGCGAAGTCGATCTCGTTGCCCGCCATGAAGAAGAGGAAGGCGAGGCCGAAGTTCGACACCGCCTTGAGCGCGTCCGTCTCCGGAACCCAGCCGAGCACGCTCGGGCCCGCGATCAGACCGAGCACGATCTCGAACACCACCAGGGGGATCTTGACGAACCGGCCGACGACGGTGGTCAGCAGCGCCGCGGCGACGGCGATCAGCGGGACGAGCACGACGGTGGACACGGCGGGAGCCATGCGCGCATGCTAGCGACGACGACGGCGATCGCGGCAGACCGTTCCGGACGTTCACACGCACGAAATCCTGCGGGACTATCGTGGCGTCATGCGTGAACTCCAGGCGAAGATCATCGAGGACCTGCACGTCCGCCCCGAGGTGGACCCGGCCGAGGAGGTCGACCGTCGCGTCGGCTTCCTGGTGGACTACCTGCGCTCCACCGGCGCCAAGGGCTACGTGCTCGGCATCAGCGGCGGCCAGGACTCGTCCCTGGCCGGCCGGCTCACCCAGCTCGCGGTGGAGCGGCTCGCTGCCGACGGCATCGAGGCCGACTTCGTGGCCGTACGGCTGCCGTACGCCGTGCAGCGCGACGAGGACGACGCCCAGCTGGCGCTGTCGTTCATCCAGCCGAAGAGCTCGGTCGTGTTCAACATCCAGCGCGGCACCGACGGCGTGGAGGACGAGTACGCGGACGCTCTCGGCGAGCCCATGTCGGACTTCGTCAAGGGCAACGTGAAGGCGCGCATCCGCATGGTCGCCCAGTACGCCATCGCCGGACAGCGCGCGCTGCTCGTGGTGGGCACGGACCACGCGGCGGAGGCGGTGACGGGGTTCTTCACCAAGTACGGCGACGGCGGCACGGACATCCTGCCGCTCACCGGGCTCACCAAGCGTCAGGGCAAGCAGCTGCTGCAGTATCTGGATGCGCCCGCGCGCCTCTATGAGAAGGCGCCGACGGCCGATCTGCTCGACCTGAACCCGGGCCAGACGGACGAGGACAACCTCGGGCTGACCTACAGCGACATCGACGACTTCCTCGAGGGCAAGGATGTCAGCGACGAGGTCGCGGAGGCGCTCGAAGCCCGGTACCGGGCCACCGAGCACAAGCGGCAGCCTCCCGCGAGCATGTTCGACGCCTGGTGGGGCGAGGGGTCGTACAGCCGCTGAGCGGCGAGAACGACGAAGGGCGCCGGCTTCTCAGCCGGCGCCCTTTCGTTTCGGGTGGAGTGTGCCGCCGTCGTGTCGGCGGGGTCGGTCAGACGGGCTGGCCGAGCCGGGCGGTCGGGGACGTGTCGGCGGTCGCGTTCGCGTCGGCGGCCGCTCCCGCGAACGGGGCGGCGCCGGTGCGCTCGGGCTCGGTCGTCTGCGTTGTCGCGGGCGCCGGCGCCGCCGCGTCGCCGCCTGCCGTCGCTGCGGCGGGCGCCGCGTACTGCTCGTGGTGCTGCTGCGCGACCCACGCATCCTGCTGCGCGATCAGCGACCGCTCGCTGTCGGTGTTCTCGAAGCGCCACCGCTCGAGGTCGCTCTGGAAGATCTTGCGGGCGCGGCGCGGGTTGTTCTGCCACTCGATCAAGCGGTCGCGGAACTCGGCGATCGCGGGGTCGAGCTGGTAGCCGAACGTCGCGGACGCGCGCTTCATCTCGGCGAGCTGGTGGCCCGCCCAGGTGGCGGCCAGGCCGGAGTTGCGGATGGGGAGCAGGCGCACCATGATGTCGGCCTGACCCACGGCCCGGTCGGAGAGCACCTGCTCGGCCGGGGTGAGGGAGTTCCAGACGGACGCCTCGGTCGCGGCATCGACGAGCGCGGCGATCGCGGACGCCTTCTGCTGGCGGTCGGTGCGGGAGAGGAGGCCCTTGATGGCACCCCGGGCGATCCAGGCGGCGATGAGGCCGGAGAGGATCACGGCGACCGCGAGGACCACCGCGTAGAAGATCACCGGGCGCGCTGCCGGCGACGTGAGCCAATCGACGAAGTCATTCCACCACTGCATGCCGTGATGGTAACGGCGGTCCGGTCGGCGGGCCGGGAGCCCGCCCGTCGTGTCGCCAACACCGCATGCCGGCACGCTCCGGCGACGTGGTCGCGGCGTCGGCACGGCAGAATGGGAGTGCGTGACGAAAGGGGAACCCCATGCAGACCTTCGTGGTGGCCGGCGGATGCTTCTGGTGCCTGGACGCGGTGTACCGCGTGCTGCGCGGTGTGAAGGATGTGGTGTCCGGGTACACCGGCGGGACCGTGGTGGATCCCACGTACGAAGAGGTGTGCACCGGGCGGACCGGCCATGCTGAGGCCGTCGCGGTGACCTTCGACCCGGAGATCATCCCGCCGAGCGTCATTCTCGACGTGTTCTTCACGCTTCACGACCCGCGCCAGCTGAACCGCCAGGGCAACGACATCGGCACCCAGTACCGCTCGGCGATGTTCTACGACGGCGAGCACCAGCGCGAGCTGTTCGAGGCCGCCCGCGACCGCGCGTCCGGGTACTGGGACGGCGGGATCGTCACCACCATCGAGCCGCTCGGCCCCTTCTACCGCGCCGAGGAGTACCACCAGGACTTCTTCGCCAAGAACCCGGGCCAGGGCTACTGCCTCGCGGTCGCACTGCCGAAGGTGAACAAGATCCGCGCTTCCTACGCGGACTACGTCGCGGCCTGAGGGGGCGCTCGCGCGCGGATCTGTCCACAGGTCGGCCGCTTCAGCGGGTTCTCCACGGATGTCCCGTCCGCGATTCCTGCGCGCGGCCGCTCGGCGAGAGTGGTCTCGGGGCCGCTGCCGGGCGGTCCGGTGAGGAGAGATCAATGTCCGAGACTGTCGCCGTCCGCGGGTTCGTCGCCACCGAGCCCCGTCACCTCGTCACGGAGGGCGGGCTGCCGATCACGAGCTTCCGGCTCGTCACCACGCGGCGCCGCTACAACCGCCAGGCCGCCTCGTGGGAGGACGGTGGGAGCAACTGGTACACCGTGAGCGCCTTCCGTCGGCTCGCGCTGAGCGCGGCGGACTGCGTGGTGAAGGGCGACCCGGTGCTCGTCTCCGGGAGGCTGTGCCTGCGGGAGTGGACCGGCGAGAAGCAGGGGATGACCGTGGAGATCGAAGCGGACTCGATCGGGCACGACCTCGCGTGGGGCCGGTCCCGATTCACCAAGTCGGCCGGAGGCGACTCCCCGAGCGGAGCGCCGGACGAGGCGCCGGAGCCTCCCGACGCGCTCCCAGCGGCCGCCCCCTAAGATGAGGCATATGACGCCTCCCGTGGTCCGCCGGACCGGTCCGTTCGCCGTGTCCGCGGTCGTGTTCGCGGCGTCCGCGGCGGTCGCTCTGGGCCTCGCCGGCTGCGCGGGCGCACCCGCACCGAGTGCGTCCCCGGCGGCGTCGACCGCAGTCGCGGTCCCGAGCCCGGCCCCGACCGCTTCGGCGCCGGCGGCCATCGCGCTGGTCCCCGGTGGGACGGCGGAGCAGAACCTTCCGTACTTCGACCAGGTGAACCACGCCACCCTCGCGGCGAACCCGAACGCGCAGGGGCGCGACTTCATCGACGCCCTCGTGGCGGCCGGGTTCCAGAAGAGCGACATGCAGGTGACCGTCGACACCACGACCATCGGCCTGAAGGCGAACAGCATTCAGTTCTCGGTGCGGATGGGCGACACCTGCCTGATCGGCCAGAACGGCGCCGACGCGGGCGGGTACTGGAGCGAGGTCGTCCCCGTGCTGTCGACGGGCACCTGCCTCGTCGGGCAGACTCGCGCGATCGACTGGTGATCCGAGCACGCCCGTGGTGATCTGAGCACGCCCGCCCGATGGGCGGTGCTATCCCGGTATCCTCGAATACGGCAAACAGCCGACGACAGGGAGTTTGAGAAGAAGAGTGGCCGAATACATTTACTCGATGGTGCGGGCCCGCAAGGCGGTCGGCGACAAGGTGATCCTCGACGACGTGACGATGGCGTTCCTCCCCGGAGCCAAGATCGGTGTCGTCGGTCCCAACGGCGCCGGTAAGTCCACCATCCTGAAGATCATGGCCGGCCTGGACACCCCCTCCAACGGCGAGGCCAAGCTCTCCCCGGGATACACCGTCGGCATCCTCATGCAGGAGCCGGAGCTCGACGAGAACAAGACGGTCCTCGAGAACGTGCAGGAGGGCGTCGGCGAGATCAAGGACAAGGTCGACCGCTTCAACGAGATCTCGGGGCTGCTGGCCGACCCGGACGCCGACTTCGACACGCTGCTCGCAGAGATGGGCACGCTGCAGGAGCAGATCGACGCCGCCGACGCGTGGGACCTCGACTCCCAGCTGGAGCAGGCGATGGACGCCCTGCGCTGCCCGCCGGGGGACTGGCCGGTGAACACCCTCTCCGGTGGTGAGAAGCGGCGCGTCGCGCTGTGCCGCCTGCTGCTGCAGAAGCCCGACCTGCTCCTCCTCGACGAGCCGACCAACCACCTCGACGCCGAGAGCGTGCTCTGGCTCGAACAGCACCTGGCCAAGTACCACGGCGCCGTGCTCGCCGTGACGCACGACCGGTACTTCCTCGACCACGTCGCCGAGTGGATCGCCGAGGTCGACCGCGGCCACCTCTACCCGTACGAGGGCAACTACTCGACCTACCTCGAGAAGAAGCGCGAGCGCCTGGAGATCCAGGGCAAGAAGGACGCGAAGCTCGCCAAGCGCCTCTCCGAGGAGCTCGACTGGGTGCGCAGCAACGCGAAGGGCCGCCAGGCGAAGTCCAAGGCGCGTCTCGCCCGCTACGAGGAGATGGCGGCGGAGGCCGAGCGCACCAGGAAGCTCGACTTCGAGGAGATCCAGATCCCGCCGGGGCCGCGCCTCGGCCAGCTCGTCATCGAGGCCAAGGGCCTGGAGAAGGGCTTCGGTGAGCGCATGCTCATCGACGGGCTCAGCTTCACCCTCCCGCGCAACGGCATCGTCGGCGTGATCGGCCCGAACGGCGTCGGAAAGACGACCCTGTTCAAGACGATCGTCGGGCTCGAGCCCCTCGACGGCGGCGACCTGAAGGTCGGCGAGACGGTCAAGATCTCGTACGTCGACCAGACCCGTGGCGGCATCGACCCCAACAAGAACGTCTGGGAGGTCGTCTCCGACGGTCTCGACTACATCCAGGTCGGCAAGACCGAGGTCCCGTCGCGCGCCTACGTCTCGACGTTCGGCTTCAAGGGACCGGACCAGCAGAAGAAGTCCGGCGTGCTGTCGGGCGGTGAGCGCAACCGCCTCAACCTCGCGCTCACGCTCAAGCAGGGCGGCAACCTGCTTCTCCTCGACGAGCCGACCAACGACCTCGACGTCGAGACGCTCTCCAGCCTCGAGAACGCGCTGCTCGAGTTCCCCGGCTGCGCCGTGGTCATCACCCACGACCGGTGGTTCCTCGACCGCATCGCGACGCACATCCTCGCCTACGAGGGCACGGAGGAGAACCCGTCCGACTGGTACTGGTTCGAGGGCAACTTCGAGGCGTACGAGGAGAACAAGGTCGAGCGTCTGGGACCGGACGCGGCGAAGCCGCACCGCTCCGCGTACCGCAAGCTCACCCGCGACTGAGCCAGGCGACCCGATGCGACTGCACGTTCCGATCAAGCTCCGCTGGAGCGACCTCGACGCCTACGGGCACGTCAACAACGCCGAGATGCTGCGCCTCCTCGAGGAGGCGCGCATCGAGGCGTTCTGGGTGACCGACGACAGCGCCGAGGCCGGAACGGCGAACGGCGAGCCGGTGCGGGGGAGCGGCGAAGCGGTCGGAGCGTCGACGGCCGTCCTCGACGGACGCCCCGGCGCGGACACCCTCACGCTGATCGCGCGCCAGGAGATCGAGTACCTGGCGCCCATCCCGTACCTGCGTCAGCCGCTCGACGTGCAGCTGTGGCTCGGGCGGCTCGGCGGCGCCAGCCTCGAGGTCTGCTACGAGGTCTGGTCGCCGGAAGGCACCGAGCCGCGCACGCTGTTCTCGCGGGCCGCGACCACGATCGTGCTCGTCGACGCCACGACACAGCGCCCGCGGCGCATCAACGACCGCGAGCGCGACGCCTGGACGCCGTACCTCGACGAGCCGGTCGCGTTCGCGAAGCGCGCCTGACCGGCCGGCGCCCCGCCCGGCAGACGAACTGACCGGCGAACGCGGCGCCCCGCCCGGCAGCGCCGGTCAGGGCGTCGGCGACGGCGCGGTCGGCAGCGGCGTCGGGCTGAACGAGTTCTCCCAGATCGCCCGCGAGCCGGCCTCGCCGATCAGCACGACCTCCACGATGGTGCCGACGGCCAGCACCAGGGCGATCACGGTCAGCACGACGAGCACCACCCGGTGCACCACCGGCGACGGCTGGCGCCGGGAGCCGGGGCGATCGATGAAGAAGAACCACGCCCACTGCAGCACCGAGAACACGAACAAGGCGATCACCCACGGCAGCAGCGTGCGCCCGAGGGCGGCGTGCTGCAGGATGAGCGGCGTCGACGGCACGCGCGCCTGCAACCACTCGCCGGCCTCCGTCACCACCGGCACCAGCACCAGGTCCGCCAGCGCCAGCAACGGCACCACGATCCCCAGACGCCGGCGCGCCGCGGGCCAGATCGGCACCAGCAGCGCGGCGACCGCCGTCAGCGGGATCAGCACCACCACGAAGTGGACGAGCAGGACGTGCAGCGGCAGCCCGTTGACCTCCACGACGGCCCCTACTCGGTCACGGTCACGGAGTCGCCCGAGACCTGCGCCTTCAGCTTCGGCAGCGGGTCGCGCGCGGGACCGTTCAGAACGTCGCCGGTCGCCCCGTCGAACCGGGAGCCGTGGCACGGGCAGTCGAACTCCTTGCCCTGCGGCGCCACCGTGCAGCCCTGGTGCGTGCACACCGCGCTGAACGCGACCACCTTGCCGGCGCTCGGCTGAGACACCACGATCGGCTTGCCGCCGAGCGTCGCCGACACCGCACCGCCCACCGGGATGGACGCCAGCGACACCTCGGCGGTACCCGAACCGCCGCCCGAGCCGCCGGAGCCGCCCGAGTCGCCCGAGCCGTCGCCGGAGCCGCTCGAGCCGTCCGCACCACCCGGTGTGCAGGCGGCGAGCAGCAGGGCGCCGGCGGAGACTCCGCCGATGGACACGAGCGTTCGGCGGGTGAGCGGTGCGTGGTCGTTCATGCGGGTTCCTCCCGTTCGGCGGATTCGTCTCTTACCGTATTCACGAGACGATGCAGCGGTCGGTTCAACCGTGGCGTGTGAACCTTTCCACCGGCTGCATCGTGTACAGGGTGGAGGTGAACATGCCGGAGGAGGACGCCCGCTTGCTGCGCGAACTGCACGACCAGCACGCGCAGGCGGTCTGGCGGTACGTGGTGCACCTCACCGGCGACCGGGCGATGGCCGACGACATCGTGCAGGAGACGCTGCTGCGCGCCTGGCGGAAGCCCACGGTGCTGGACCAGTCCCAGCAGTCCGCCCGCACGTGGCTGTTCACCGTGGCGCGCAACCTGGTGATCGACGGGCGCCGCAGCGCGCAGCACCGGCACGAGTTCGGCACCGACGAGGTCCCGGAGCGTCCGGCCCCGGACAGCGAGGCGGATGCGGTCCTCGACGCCTGGCTGGTCTCCGAC is drawn from Leifsonia shinshuensis and contains these coding sequences:
- the ettA gene encoding energy-dependent translational throttle protein EttA, giving the protein MAEYIYSMVRARKAVGDKVILDDVTMAFLPGAKIGVVGPNGAGKSTILKIMAGLDTPSNGEAKLSPGYTVGILMQEPELDENKTVLENVQEGVGEIKDKVDRFNEISGLLADPDADFDTLLAEMGTLQEQIDAADAWDLDSQLEQAMDALRCPPGDWPVNTLSGGEKRRVALCRLLLQKPDLLLLDEPTNHLDAESVLWLEQHLAKYHGAVLAVTHDRYFLDHVAEWIAEVDRGHLYPYEGNYSTYLEKKRERLEIQGKKDAKLAKRLSEELDWVRSNAKGRQAKSKARLARYEEMAAEAERTRKLDFEEIQIPPGPRLGQLVIEAKGLEKGFGERMLIDGLSFTLPRNGIVGVIGPNGVGKTTLFKTIVGLEPLDGGDLKVGETVKISYVDQTRGGIDPNKNVWEVVSDGLDYIQVGKTEVPSRAYVSTFGFKGPDQQKKSGVLSGGERNRLNLALTLKQGGNLLLLDEPTNDLDVETLSSLENALLEFPGCAVVITHDRWFLDRIATHILAYEGTEENPSDWYWFEGNFEAYEENKVERLGPDAAKPHRSAYRKLTRD
- a CDS encoding sigma-70 family RNA polymerase sigma factor, which encodes MPEEDARLLRELHDQHAQAVWRYVVHLTGDRAMADDIVQETLLRAWRKPTVLDQSQQSARTWLFTVARNLVIDGRRSAQHRHEFGTDEVPERPAPDSEADAVLDAWLVSDALAELSVEHRAVIVHAYYGGRSVAEIARELDIPEGTVKSRLHYGLRALRLALQERGVTER
- a CDS encoding DUF6993 domain-containing protein, yielding MTPPVVRRTGPFAVSAVVFAASAAVALGLAGCAGAPAPSASPAASTAVAVPSPAPTASAPAAIALVPGGTAEQNLPYFDQVNHATLAANPNAQGRDFIDALVAAGFQKSDMQVTVDTTTIGLKANSIQFSVRMGDTCLIGQNGADAGGYWSEVVPVLSTGTCLVGQTRAIDW
- the nadE gene encoding ammonia-dependent NAD(+) synthetase, with translation MRELQAKIIEDLHVRPEVDPAEEVDRRVGFLVDYLRSTGAKGYVLGISGGQDSSLAGRLTQLAVERLAADGIEADFVAVRLPYAVQRDEDDAQLALSFIQPKSSVVFNIQRGTDGVEDEYADALGEPMSDFVKGNVKARIRMVAQYAIAGQRALLVVGTDHAAEAVTGFFTKYGDGGTDILPLTGLTKRQGKQLLQYLDAPARLYEKAPTADLLDLNPGQTDEDNLGLTYSDIDDFLEGKDVSDEVAEALEARYRATEHKRQPPASMFDAWWGEGSYSR
- a CDS encoding cation:proton antiporter, which produces MAPAVSTVVLVPLIAVAAALLTTVVGRFVKIPLVVFEIVLGLIAGPSVLGWVPETDALKAVSNFGLAFLFFMAGNEIDFAAIVGRPIRRASLTWLISLIAGIVLATLIVGQLITGVYLGIALTSTALGTLMPVLRDAGELRTPFGRVVIAVGAVGEFGPLIAISLFLSGRKPLAAALVLIGFAIIAGAAIWFASRGGHERFQSLVRATLHTSGQFAVRFVVLVIAALVGLSIALGLDMLLGAFAAGVLCRILLGGAAPEDAHHIESKLEAVAFGVLVPVFFINTGIGFDLKALLGDPRALLLLPIFLVLLVVVRGLPGSFAAPPGSTGRDRAALTLFTATGLPIIVAVTDIGVREHDLQSGTATALVGAGMLSVLIFPLVALLLRRRSADGGVRPADPDAVPIEG
- a CDS encoding single-stranded DNA-binding protein — translated: MSETVAVRGFVATEPRHLVTEGGLPITSFRLVTTRRRYNRQAASWEDGGSNWYTVSAFRRLALSAADCVVKGDPVLVSGRLCLREWTGEKQGMTVEIEADSIGHDLAWGRSRFTKSAGGDSPSGAPDEAPEPPDALPAAAP
- the msrA gene encoding peptide-methionine (S)-S-oxide reductase MsrA, which produces MQTFVVAGGCFWCLDAVYRVLRGVKDVVSGYTGGTVVDPTYEEVCTGRTGHAEAVAVTFDPEIIPPSVILDVFFTLHDPRQLNRQGNDIGTQYRSAMFYDGEHQRELFEAARDRASGYWDGGIVTTIEPLGPFYRAEEYHQDFFAKNPGQGYCLAVALPKVNKIRASYADYVAA
- a CDS encoding Rieske (2Fe-2S) protein, whose translation is MNDHAPLTRRTLVSIGGVSAGALLLAACTPGGADGSSGSGDGSGDSGGSGGSGGGSGTAEVSLASIPVGGAVSATLGGKPIVVSQPSAGKVVAFSAVCTHQGCTVAPQGKEFDCPCHGSRFDGATGDVLNGPARDPLPKLKAQVSGDSVTVTE
- a CDS encoding thioesterase family protein, with the translated sequence MRLHVPIKLRWSDLDAYGHVNNAEMLRLLEEARIEAFWVTDDSAEAGTANGEPVRGSGEAVGASTAVLDGRPGADTLTLIARQEIEYLAPIPYLRQPLDVQLWLGRLGGASLEVCYEVWSPEGTEPRTLFSRAATTIVLVDATTQRPRRINDRERDAWTPYLDEPVAFAKRA
- a CDS encoding LysR substrate-binding domain-containing protein, with the protein product MFDPVLLQTFLAVADTRSFTRAAARLGISQPTVSQHIRKLEQSAKRQLIARDTREVRLTDNGDAMAGFARTILAALAEADSYFSGSAMRGRLRFGAADDLAITTLPRILRHFRQQNPQINLELTVDQSAPLHRKLKAGQLDLIFIKQTPGTTEGTVVATDELVWMGQEKTILDPDGPVPLISYQGPSLSRQVAIDALESAGRTWRITCNTREVNGVLAAVRAGIGVAVFPRSLIPTDLIKVTNRFGLPDLGHVDFTLLSNPSAAREPVEALTTAILARAVSRVA